GCGGCGGTTCAGTTCTTTGAGCAGCTGAATGTTGAGCCGGGCAATGGCCGCTTTGAGCTGGCTGTTTTCCTGGGCCCCGAGCGCGGCCTGCTTCAGCTCCGACAGCAGCGAGTCGCGCACCACCTTGTTCTCGATGGTATCGTGCACCACGGGCAGCGTCACGTACACCGTCTTACCGGGCAGCGTGACCGTTTCCGTGCGCGTCACCGTGCGCACCAGTACCTTGCCGGGGTACTTGTGCTGCAAGGCATCGAGCAGTTCCAGCTCGGGGTTGGGCACGTAGCCGTTGAGTGTGTCCGGTGGTACCGGGGGCTCAGTTTTCAGGCTGTTGGTATAGCGGCGCAACTCATCTTGCGCGGCTTGCGCCTGGCGCAGGCGCCGGTTGGCAGCGCAGCCCGAGAGCAGCACCAAGGCAAACAAGAATAGTAGGAGGCGTGGCATGGCGTTATTTAGTTTGGAGTTTATCCGCTAGCTCGGCGACCTTGCCGTACTGGCGGGCTTGAGCTTCCTCGAAGGCGGCGAGGCGTTGTTGACGGCGTATTTCCTCGTTGCGCTTGTCGCCGTGGTACTCGTCTCTTAAGTCCTTGATGCTGGCTTCCAGCTGCGTAATGCGCGTTTCCATCGCACCTTTCTGCTGGTTAAAGGAGCCCCAGCCCGCCACCAAACCCAGCAGCATACTGGCTAGTGGCATGACCCAGCTAGGCAGCGAGGGCGTTGGCGGCGTATCGGTCGTGGTTTTAGGGGCCATAGTGATCTAGCACCCCTCCTTTTCTAAGGAGGGGTTGGGGGTTAGTCGTGTAGAGCGGTGATTTCCAGCGTCGCCGCGCCCGCAGCCAGCTGCAAGCCAAGGGTGTTTTTGATCTTGACCGTGCAGCCTGCAGCCGTGTGCGCCGTCACCTGAGCGGCTAGGCCGAGGATGCTGCCACCTACTAGCTCGGGCTTATTCATCGTGTAGAGGTTGTCGGTAAAGGGCTTGTCCCACACCACATTGATCGTTGCCTCGGCACCGATAAGCATGGCCGGCGTGCTGATGCGCTTGCTGCGGAAGCGGTCAGCCAGGGCCGCGACGGCGGTTTGTGCTGCGGTGGCACTGGTTTGGGCCGCCGTGGCCGTGCTCTGGGCGGCACTAGCGGCAGTGGCGGCACTAGCGGCGTTGCTGATTGCTGTCGTGGCGGAGGCCTGCGCGGTGTTGGCGGAAGCCTGCGCTGCTTGGGCTGCCGTCAAGGCTTGCTCGGCTTTGACCTGGGCGGCTTTGGCTAGCACCTCATCCGCATCCGCCTTGGCTTGGGCCGCGTTAGCCGCTGCCTGCGCCGTAGCAATGGCTTGGGTATTGGCCGTAGCTTGGGCTTTGAGCAAATCCTGTGCGGCAGCAAGAGCGGCTACTTGGCTTTGCGTGGCTTGGGCGTAGGCTCTATCCTGTGCATCAGCTAAGGTGTTGGCTTCAAGTGCTAGCTGCGTGGCGGTAGCCTTGGCTTCCGTGGCCTGCGCGTAGGCGAGCAGGGCCGCATCGGCTAGGTCATCGGCGGCGGCGCGGACTTCTAGCGCCTGCGTAGCGAGTTCGTTGGCGTCGGCATCGGCTTGCGCGGCGTCAGCCTTGCGGATGGCCAGCGCGAGCTGCGGAGCTAGGTCAGCTAGTATCGCTTCGACCACATCCAGACGGCGGGCGCTGCGGTTGTTGGCCATGTTCCAGTTCTGGGGCGGCAAGGTCTGCTGCCCAATGATGCGCCGTGTGCGCTCATCAAGGTCCGATTGTGTCACGACCGGCATGGGGGTGCCGTCCTCGGTGGTGAGGATGGGAACGACGGCCTGTAGGTTGGCTAGGTTGCGGGCGTAGGCGTTGTAGAGCTGCATGGCTTAGATAATATCCAATCCATCCACGATGCCATACTTGCCGCTGGCGTTGCGAATGGTTAAGGAATGCGTTACGTTCGAATCAAACCCATTAAGCACGATGGGGCTGGTATCCGCTGCCGTGGTGGTGTAGACTAGCTGCCCATCCACCAGGATTTCGTTTGAAAACAACGCGTCGGTGCTTTGCAAGAGACGAATACCACTGCCTTTAAACCCCGCTAATAGGGTTGCCGTGTACTGCGCAGAGTCCGGACAATACCGCAGCGTCGAGCCGCGCAGCATGTTGCTGGTTCCAGTCAGCCAGTTGTCGGCGAATCCCCACGCGCCCGGCGTATTATCGTCTATTTGGTCACCCGCCGCCCACGGCGTCGTCCTGCCCGCCGCTGAACGGTAACTCCACATGAGGAAGGTGCCATTTTCCGCGTAGAAGTCGAATTGAAAAATGTAGGTCTCGCCAATGGGTACCGCGACGCCTTTTAGGGTACCAGTCAGCAAGTGGTGGTTGGCCTGATTCGGAATGTTGAAAATGAGCGTGCTGTCTGTGGCGTTTTCCAGACTCAGCTGATACGGTCCTGCTGTTAAGTTACTGAGTGCAATATCGGTTACGCTGCTACCAGTAGCCGTGTAGGACTGATTGCGCCCGTTGTTGCCGTCGAAGGGGATCGGCGAAGAGTAGGCTCGATTGACGAAGGCGCTGCTATCTGGTGTTAGAGGGGCGGTGGGTAGCCCCGTGCTACTTCCCGCGTCAGGGTAGTTTAAGCCGATATCACTTGTGCCATCTATTGCCGTCAACGATGGGTGTCCTAGTACGTAGTTTCGCTTGAAAATAAGGCCCACTATTGTTCCTCCATCGCGCGTGCTAACAGCGTAGGTTTGCCGGCCAACGGTGTTGGTAATGTAGTTATCGGAGACAGTGCTATTGAAGACAGGCGGCGCAATGACCGCAAACGGACGGTACACATTGATATCCGAATAGCCAGAGAGGTCGTACCCGTTGTCGGAAATAGAATTAAAGCGAATCGTTTGATTCGGCATAGCACACTGCACGCCACCGTTGGCATTACGGATAATGGTGCAATTCCACACCGTGTTATTCGGAGCGTTTAAATCAGCGCCATACGCACTATTATTGGTAATTAACGCCTTTTCAATTCGGTTATACGTGCCATCTCCGCGTCCAAATCCACCCTCACAGTAGGTACCAGCAAACTGCGGATAGCCTGGTGCGAGTGGATTGCGGCGGGCGCTGTGATATTTGCCGCCAAAGATGTAGGTATAGGAGGCGTGTAGCCGAGCGTTATCTGAATAGGCAAAGCCTGCTTCACAATTCAGCACAAGCACGCCATCTGTGCTACGCCCAGGCAGATCTGAGTCGTAGGTGAGGGTGGCAACGTTGAAGCTACGCAAGGTAGTAGCGCCCGTGCCTGTGGTAACGATATTGCCGTTAATAGAGCTGGTCAGCACGGAGTCACGCAGCACAGAGTTGCGTACGTTATGAAACCGCGCACCCGCTCCTGCGCAGTCTTTTACCGCGACGTTGTGAATCAGGTGCTCGCTGCCGCCATTGACAAAAATGCCGATGCCTTCGACCGTGGTTTGTGTAGAACTCCACCACGGATTGAGGTATGGTTGTGGGGTGTTGGCGGGGGAGCCAGGCGAATTGATCCAGTTCTTTTGATTGGTCCAGTTGCCATCAATGGTTAAATGTTCTACGCCACTATTGGTAGTGGAGGCGAGCGTGATAGCAGGATAAAACTTACTGTTGGAGGTGTAGCCGGAGTTGTACTCCGTGCTACTTGGGTCCATGTTGTTCTTAGTGAACGTTACGCCTGAAGGAGCCGCAGCGACTTTGAGCGTGGTGCGATCTGCCCCGCGACCCGCTAGTACTACGCCACTGGGTAGTTGAATGCCTTTGGGTTGGTAGGTCGCACTGGTCAGGAAAGCAGTGGCAATGAGCACGATGCCAGCAGGTAGAATCACGAATCGTTTGCCGGACTGCGCGGCCACCTGCGCGGCTTGGTTGATAGCATCCGTGCTGTCCGTCGTGCCGTTGCCCGATGCGCCGTACTGCCCCGCAAACACCGCCTCCGGATCGGAGTACCCACCTGCGCTATAGTTGTTCAGAAACTGGGTTGCCTCTGCAACCACAGCAGACATAGCTACCGCGTCGGCTGTAAAGCCAGGATCACCGGGAACACGGGTAATCGCAACGTAAGGAGTGATATTGTTAGGCATTGGGGTTTTCTTGTAAGGCGTTAATGCGGGTGACTAAGCCAGCGATATCAGCAGAAAGCGTAGTCAAGCGGTCGGTGCGGGCCTGGGTGTCGTAGTTTTCGGTATAGCGGTCGTTGTCGCCGCTGCTGCTGCCACAGGCTAGTCCTTTGTGCCGGTCGCCCGCGGTAGGAGGAAAGGCGGGTTTCAGCTGGTAGGACAGTTTGTCGCTGGAAAACACGTACATGTAATCTTCCAGGAAGCCGGTTTTGGCCGGGTCGGTGTCGGCGAGTTCGGCGTTGATGACCCGGTGGGCTTGGATGGAGTCAGCAGCCAGGGGAAGTGGGCCAAACCACTGATTCGGGTCGCCGGTGGCCGTGAACTCGAACGGCAGCACGCTCGCGGCTGGGGCAGGTGCAGCCTGCTCAAGCGTTGTAATGCGTTGTTCGTGGTCGGCTAGCTCTGCTTCGTTGAGGTCAAAGCGGGCATCGTTGGCGGCTCTAGCTTGGTCATCGGTGTAAGCCGTTGTTGTACCCCCCGTGAGGGCATTTCCAACCGGGCCCCGCCAGATATAGGTTCCGGGCAAGGCCATGAACCCACCAGCGACCCGCTTCAGCCAAAAGGAATCACCTGGATTAACCAGTACATTCGAGTAGGTAGTATCGGTGTAGGTCAGGAACAGTCCCCCATCGGCTGCGTCCACGTACTGCCCTACTTGCTGCGAGACGGGCACCCGCACGCAGATCACCTGTCCAATCTGGTCTACCTTCAGTAAGGTGTGGCCAGAGAAGTTGGTCGTACTGCGTAGCTCCACCACGTTCACATCGGGCGCGAACGTGATTGTTTTCTCGTTGTTGTTGGCCCGTACATCTGCTTGGTAGTAGCTGAAAAGAGCGACCCCCGCCCCCGAGCTAGCGGCTACGTACTGCTCAATCGTGGTCTGATCTGTCGTCGAGAACGGCAGCAGGCCCCAGCTAGGAGCGGGTTGCGTGGCATCAAACAGCACGCTCCAGTTGCCGCCCGAGGGGGCCGCGTTGGCGGTCATGTCCTTGCCTGACTGCCACCACTTCAGCCCGTAGATGAACACGTCGTCTTTCTTGACGGCAGTGTTTTGACCGGGCACGAACACGCCGCGCAGGGGCAAGCCTAGCTTGGCTACAATGTCGGTTAGTTCTTCTTGGAGGTTGGCAAAACCGGGGCGGCTAGCGGCAACCTCCTGTGGTGGTAGGTTATCCATTAGATCGTACGGGCCTCGGTGAAGTCGTTCAGGCTGGAGCCGATATTCCAGCGGTTGTTTTGCAGGATGAG
This Hymenobacter sp. GOD-10R DNA region includes the following protein-coding sequences:
- a CDS encoding glycosyl hydrolase family 28-related protein; this translates as MSAVVAEATQFLNNYSAGGYSDPEAVFAGQYGASGNGTTDSTDAINQAAQVAAQSGKRFVILPAGIVLIATAFLTSATYQPKGIQLPSGVVLAGRGADRTTLKVAAAPSGVTFTKNNMDPSSTEYNSGYTSNSKFYPAITLASTTNSGVEHLTIDGNWTNQKNWINSPGSPANTPQPYLNPWWSSTQTTVEGIGIFVNGGSEHLIHNVAVKDCAGAGARFHNVRNSVLRDSVLTSSINGNIVTTGTGATTLRSFNVATLTYDSDLPGRSTDGVLVLNCEAGFAYSDNARLHASYTYIFGGKYHSARRNPLAPGYPQFAGTYCEGGFGRGDGTYNRIEKALITNNSAYGADLNAPNNTVWNCTIIRNANGGVQCAMPNQTIRFNSISDNGYDLSGYSDINVYRPFAVIAPPVFNSTVSDNYITNTVGRQTYAVSTRDGGTIVGLIFKRNYVLGHPSLTAIDGTSDIGLNYPDAGSSTGLPTAPLTPDSSAFVNRAYSSPIPFDGNNGRNQSYTATGSSVTDIALSNLTAGPYQLSLENATDSTLIFNIPNQANHHLLTGTLKGVAVPIGETYIFQFDFYAENGTFLMWSYRSAAGRTTPWAAGDQIDDNTPGAWGFADNWLTGTSNMLRGSTLRYCPDSAQYTATLLAGFKGSGIRLLQSTDALFSNEILVDGQLVYTTTAADTSPIVLNGFDSNVTHSLTIRNASGKYGIVDGLDII